In Struthio camelus isolate bStrCam1 chromosome 4, bStrCam1.hap1, whole genome shotgun sequence, a genomic segment contains:
- the PPM1K gene encoding protein phosphatase Mn(2+)-dependent 1K, producing the protein MSTAALINLVRNGGYQVRRRALLTSRLLQDEKRPTAAGYSSTSEHRASRFDADGSGRPATWDTFGIWDNRIDEPILLPPSIKYGKPIPKVSLAKVGCASHIGKRKENEDRFDYAQLTEDVLYFAVYDGHGGAAAADFCDKYMEKYIKEFLTQDENLESVLNKAFLEINKAYESHAHLSADATVMNAGTTATVALLRDAIELVVASVGDSRALLCRKGKAMKLTIDHTAERKEEKERIRKSGGFVTWNSLGQPHVNGRLAMTRSIGDLDLKNSGVIAQPETKRVQLHHADDSFLVLTTDGINFMVNSQEICDFISQCHDPAEAAHVVTEQAIQYGTEDNSTIVIVPFGAWGKYKNGEINFSFSRSFASSGRWA; encoded by the exons ATGTCAACAGCTGCTTTAATTAATTTGGTTAGAAATGGAGGGTATCAAGTAAGAAGGAGAGCCCTGCTGACATCCCGCCTCTTGCAAGACGAGAAGCGTCCGACAGCGGCAGGGTACAGCTCCACCTCTGAACACCGGGCTTCCCGCTTTGATGCAGATGGGAGTGGGCGACCCGCCACATGGGACACCTTTGGCATCTGGGACAATCGCATTGACGAACCCATTCTCCTCCCACCAAGCATAAAGTATGGGAAGCCGATCCCAAAAGTCAGCCTGGCCAAGGTAGGCTGTGCTAGCCATATTGGAAAACGGAAGGAAAATGAAGACCGATTTGATTATGCTCAGCTGACGGAGGATGTCCTATACTTTGCAGTATATGATGGACAcggaggggcagcagcagctgactTCTGTGATAAGTACATGGAAAAATACATTAA aGAATTTCTTACTCAGGATGAAAACTTGGAAAGTGTTTTGAACAAAGCTTTTCTAGAAATAAACAAGGCATATGAAAGCCATGCTCATCTATCTGCTGATG CGACTGTGATGAACGCTGGGACCACTGCAACAGTGGCCCTGCTCCGGGATGCTATTGAGCTGGTTGTGGCAAGTGTGGGAGACAGTCGTGCACTGCTGTGTCGAAAGGGAAAAGCCATGAAACTCACCATTGACCAtactgcagaaaggaaggaggagaaggaaag GATTAGGAAGAGCGGTGGCTTCGTTACCTGGAACAGTTTGGGACAACCACATGTGAATGGTAGACTTGCAATGACAAGGAGCATAGGAGATTTGGATCTTAAAAACAGTGGTGTGATAGCCCAACCAGAAACAAAACGGGTTCAG TTGCATCATGCAGACGACAGCTTCCTGGTCCTTACTACAGACGGTATTAACTTCATGGTGAACAGCCAGGAGATCTGCGACTTCATTAGCCAGTGCCATGATCCGGCTGAAGCAGCCCACGTCGTTACTGAGCAG GCAATACAATATGGCACTGAGGACAACAGCACCATTGTCATAGTGCCATTTGGAGCATGGGGTAAATACAAAAATGGCGAGATCAACTTCTCCTTCAGCCGCAGCTTCGCCTCCAGCGGGAGGTGGGCATGA